The window CCGTATCAGCGAAAGCCGTCACTTCCGCGGCAAGCTCGTGCTGAAGGTGCGCTGACATCACCTCATCATCAGTGCGTCACCGCCTTGGTGAGCTTGGCGTCGCGCGCGACCTTCGCCCACTTTTGAAGCTCGTCATTGATGTGGCTCGTCATCTGCCCGGGCGAGCTGCCGATCGGCTCGAGATCGAAGCTCGCGAGCTGCTGCTTCACGTCGGCCGACGACACCGCCTTCACGATCTCCTGGTTGAGGCGCATCACGACAGGGCGAGGCGTCTTCGCCGGTGCGACGATGCCGTACCAGCCCGTCGCTTCGTAACCCGGGATCGTTTCCGCGATCGCCGGCACGTCGGGCAGGCTGGGCCAGCGCTTGGCGCTCGTCACCGCGACCATGCGCAGGCGGTTCGCCTTGACGTGCGGCTTCGCGACGGCGATCGGGCTGAACATGAGCTGCACCTGGCCGCTCACGACGTCGGTCGCGGCGGGCGCGCCGCCTTTATAAGGCACGTGATTCATGTCGACGTGCGCCATCGACTTGAAGAGCTCGCTCGCGAGATGCAGCGTGCCGCCCGTGCCGGAGCTCGCGAAGTTCAGCGCGCCCGGCTTGGACTTCGCGAGCGCGATGAGGTCCTTGACCGTTTTGACCGGCACCTGCGGGTTTACGACGACGACGAACGCGCCCGAGGCGAGGATAGAGACGTGGCTGAAGTCTTTCGCCACGTCGTAGGGCACGTTCTGATAGACGCTCGGATGGATCGTCGCGCTCGCGCTGAGCATGCAGATCGTGTAGCCGTCCGGCGTTGCGCGCGCGGCGAGTTGCGTGCCGATCATGCTGTCGGCGCCGGGGCGGTTGTCGACCGGCATCGGGACGCCGAAACCTTCGCTGAGCTTCTGCCCGACGATGCGCGCCAGGATGTCGTTGGGTCCGCCGGGGGCGAAGCCCACGATGAAACGGATCGGCTTGTTCGGGTAATTCTGCGCGAGCGCCGGCTGGGCGATCGCGGCGATCGCGGCACAACAAAACAGCTTGGAACACTGATTCTGAAACATCGGGTCTTGCTCCTCGGTTATCGCGCGGCGTCGACCGCCGCGCTTTTTCTCATCGATTGCTGCACGTTCGAGCGCGTCCAGCGCGGCTCGCAAAGCTCCATGAAGTCGTAGGTGTAGCGGCGGATGTAGCGGTCGCGCGAGAGCAGGAGCTTGGTCGTCGACGGCTCGAACAGATGTCCGGCTTTCATCGCGCGCAGCTTCGCGTCGCGCTGCGGATCGAACGACACCTCCGACAGCACCGCGATGCCGAGACCCTGCTCGACGCACGACTTGATCACGTCCGCGCCGATCGCGATCACGACCGTCTGCGGCGCGAGCCCTTCTTTCCTGAACGCTTCGATGATCTGACGGCCCGCGGTGAAGGAAGGCTCGTAGGTCACCAGCGGGTACCGTGCGAGATCTTTCAGCGCGAGGCGCTTCTTTTTCAGCAGCGCGTGGTTCTTCGGGACGATGACCACCTTGTCGAAGCGGCGGCAGGGGAGCGCGAGCAGGGCGCGCACGCTCGTGGGGTCTTCGCTGGTGACGCCGATGTCGGCCTGTCCCGCTTCGACCATGTCCATGATCCGGCCCGGATCGGCATGCCGCATGGTGATCGTGACGTTGGGATGGAGCGTCGCGAAGCGCTTCATGATCTGCGGCAGGACGT is drawn from Burkholderiales bacterium and contains these coding sequences:
- a CDS encoding tripartite tricarboxylate transporter substrate binding protein, yielding MFQNQCSKLFCCAAIAAIAQPALAQNYPNKPIRFIVGFAPGGPNDILARIVGQKLSEGFGVPMPVDNRPGADSMIGTQLAARATPDGYTICMLSASATIHPSVYQNVPYDVAKDFSHVSILASGAFVVVVNPQVPVKTVKDLIALAKSKPGALNFASSGTGGTLHLASELFKSMAHVDMNHVPYKGGAPAATDVVSGQVQLMFSPIAVAKPHVKANRLRMVAVTSAKRWPSLPDVPAIAETIPGYEATGWYGIVAPAKTPRPVVMRLNQEIVKAVSSADVKQQLASFDLEPIGSSPGQMTSHINDELQKWAKVARDAKLTKAVTH
- a CDS encoding LysR substrate-binding domain-containing protein, with product MNLRQIRYLCEITKCDFNISRAAKALKTNQPGISKQIRLLEDELGFPIFRRRRSRLSGVTTEGAKVVAMAENIVKEIANIKAISDDVRQEQSAALVIAATYTQAGYVLPQIMKRFATLHPNVTITMRHADPGRIMDMVEAGQADIGVTSEDPTSVRALLALPCRRFDKVVIVPKNHALLKKKRLALKDLARYPLVTYEPSFTAGRQIIEAFRKEGLAPQTVVIAIGADVIKSCVEQGLGIAVLSEVSFDPQRDAKLRAMKAGHLFEPSTTKLLLSRDRYIRRYTYDFMELCEPRWTRSNVQQSMRKSAAVDAAR